In the Armatimonadota bacterium genome, CGGAACGCCGCAAGCTCGTCCGAGAACGACATCACGTAGGAGTGGGCCATGGTGCCGGTGACGGGGATGCCGTAGAGCATCCCGGCCAGGACGTTGGACGTGCTGGTGCACCCGGCCAGGTAAGCGGCCCGCGCGGCCTTCACGGCGGCGTCGGTGCCGTGGTCCCGGCGGGGCGAGAAGTCGGCCACGGCGCGCCCGCGGGCGGCCAGCACCACCCGCGCCGCCTTGCTGGCCACCATCACCTGGAAGTTGATGGCATTCAGCAGGAACGTCTCGATGACCTGGGCCTCGATGCGCGGCGCCGTCACCTCCAGCACCGGCTCGGGCGGGAAGAAGATCTCGCCCTCGGGGATCGCCCGCACGTCGCCGGTGAACCGGAACGCCCGCAGGTAGTCGAGGAAGGCGTCGCTGAACAGGCGCAGGCTGCGCAGGTACGCGATGGCCTCGTCGGAGAAGCGCAGGTCTTCCAGGTAGGCCAGCACCCCGTCCAGCCCGGCGCTGACCAGGAAGGCGCGGTTGGGTGGCAGCGCGCGGATGAAGAGGTCGAACGTCGCCCGGTCGTTCATGCCGTGGCGCAGGTAACTGTCGGCCATGGTGAGCTCGTACAGGTCGACGAGCAGCGCCACGTTCTCGGGCGTGACGTACCCGACCCCCGCGGGCCGGGCCGTCGGGCGGGCGTGCGGGCCGTCGGTCAGAGCCATCGGAGGCGTCGGAACACTGCCAGCATGATGATAACACTGGCCGCCATGGCCCCCAGGGCGGCGGGGAACCCCCAGGGCCAGTCGAAGGGCGGGTAGGCGCGTTCGAAGTTCATGCCGTAGATACCCGAGATCACCGCCAGCGAGGCGAACACCGCGGTGATCACCGTCAGGACCTTCATCACCTCGTTGAGGCGGTTGCTGGTGAGGCTCAGGTAGACGTCCAGCGCG is a window encoding:
- a CDS encoding nicotinate phosphoribosyltransferase, yielding MALTDGPHARPTARPAGVGYVTPENVALLVDLYELTMADSYLRHGMNDRATFDLFIRALPPNRAFLVSAGLDGVLAYLEDLRFSDEAIAYLRSLRLFSDAFLDYLRAFRFTGDVRAIPEGEIFFPPEPVLEVTAPRIEAQVIETFLLNAINFQVMVASKAARVVLAARGRAVADFSPRRDHGTDAAVKAARAAYLAGCTSTSNVLAGMLYGIPVTGTMAHSYVMSFSDELAAFRAFAQDFPHNTVLLIDTYDTLQGVANAIVVARELAARGGRLRAVRIDSGDLVAQSRAVRAALDAAGLREVQVLLSGDLNEYRIAELLDQGAAADAFGVGTELGTSADAPSLGGVYKLVEDEKGFRIKLSTGKATLPGRKQVWRKLDADGQPAADLIALHDEPPPPDHVPLLVPVMQGGRRLWAEPLPAIRQRCTARLAALPEELRGLEEAPRYPVALSAALLDLRDRMWRQA